The Gemmatimonas aurantiaca T-27 DNA segment GATGGCGTAGGACGCCAGGATGAGTCCTTCGATGCAGAGGTGCGGCACATGTTCCAACAGCCAGCGATCCTTGAACGTGCCCGGCTCACCTTCGTCAGCGTTCATGCAGACGTAGTGAGGCTCGCCATCGGTCAGCTTGATGACACCCCACTTGCGGCCAGCCGGGAACGCCGCGCCACCATGCCCCAGCAACCCTGACGCGGCCACTTCCTTCGTGACATCGGTGGGCTGCATGCTGGTGAGGGCCTTTTGCAACGACTGATAGCCACCACGCGCCTTGTACGCTGCCAGCGAATGCGAGCTATCGGTGACCGGGAAGTTCATGAAGTACTTCCGGCCACTCAACGTCGGGAAAGTCGGTTCGGTCGTGTCGGGCGCCGTCATTTCGAGAGATCCTCGAGCAGCGCATCCACAGAAGCCGGCGTCAGATTCTCGTGGTAGGTGTCGTTCACCATCATCATGGGAGCCGTGCCGCAGGACGCGAGGCACTCCACCGTGCTCAGGGTGAACTTGCCATCGGCCGTTGTCTCACCGGGCTGGATGCCCAGCTTGGCGCACAGATAGCCCACCAGCCCCTCTGCACCACGCAACGAGCAGGACAGGTTGTGACACACCTGCAGGTGATGATTGCCGAGTGGCACGCGCGTGAACTGCGTGTAGAACGCGATGACCTCGTCCACCTGCATACGCGGCACACCCAGGTAGGCCACCAGCTCATCGATGTCGCTGTCGGCGATGTACCCGCGCTCCTCCTGGATGCGGCGCAGGCACGGGATGGTGAGCGACCCGGTAAAGTCCGACGGATAGCGCTGCTTCCAGCGCTCGAACTCGGGGATGAGATGCTGGATATTCTGCATCGGCGGCTTCGGCATCGGTGTCTCGTGCGAAGTCGGCGCGGTCACCGGTCACACTCGCCGCCGATCATGTTGATCGATCCGAACGAGGTGACGATGTCGGCAAGCTGATATCCGTCGAGCATGCGATGCGCACCACCCATGTGCACAAAACTCGGCGAGCGCACGTGCACCTTGTAGGGCACACCTTCACCGGTGCTGACGATGTAGAACCCCAGCTCTCCATTCGCGCCTTCATGGGCGACGTAGGCATCACCAGCCGGTACGGCCGGGCCTTCCATCACCAGCTTGAAGTGATTGATCAGTGACTCGATTTCCGAGTACACCAACTGCTTCTCGGGAAACACGCACCGGCGGTCGTCGACATTGATCGGCCCATCGGGAATCATGTCCATGAGCTGGCGAATCATGTACACCGATTCGTCCATCTCCCGCATGCGCACGTAGTAGCGATCGTAGTTGTCGCCGAAAATGCCCACCGGCACGTCGAAATCGAGTTCAGCGTACGCGAGATACGGCGTATCCTTGCGCAGGTCACGCTTGGCACCGGTGGAGCGCAGCACCGGGCCCGTGAAGCCCCAATGCAGCGCATCCGCGGTGTTGATCGTGCCCACGTTCCGCAGACGATCGATGAAGATCCGGTTCCGATCCACGAGGCCGTGCACCCGCTCCGCGTACTGTTCGTAGTCACGCAGGATCTCCCCCAGGCGCTTGAACCAGCCATCGGGCACATCCGCCGCCAGGCCACCAATGCGACCGTACGAATACGTCACGCGGGCACCGGTGAGCGCGGCCAGGTGCTCGTACATGGAATCACGCACCGTCACCAGGTACAGGAACGCCGTCATGGCGCCCAATTCCATGAGAGAGGCCGCCACACATGTGAGGTGGTCGGCGAGCCGCGAGTACTCCGAGAGCAGCGTGCGCAGGTACTTGGTGCGTGGCGTGATCTCGATGCCCATGAGCTGCTCCACCCCATCGCAGTACGCGAAGTTGTTGATCAGCGCCGAGCAATAGTTCAGGCGGTCGACATATGGAATGAGATTGTGCCAGGTGTGATCCTCGCACTCCTTCTCGAATCCGCGATGCAGGTACCCGCAGTGCACATCGGTACGCAGCACCTTCTCACCATCGAGTTCGGCGATGATCTGCACCGTACCATGGGTGGCCGGGTGCGAGGGGCCGATGTTCACCACCACCGTGTCATCACGCGACGGCCCAAAGGCCGCCCTGACCGGATTGGCGATCGGCGGGAGGATGACGGGGTTAGCGGACAAGGGCACTCTGCGGCGGACGGTACGGCACGAGCGGCTGTTCCTGCTGCTTGGGGTAGTCCTTGCGCAGCGGATGGCCCACAAACCCCTCGTACAACAGAATGGGGCGCAGATCGGCGTTTCCACGGAACACGATGCCATACATGTCATGGCATTCACGCTCCATGTATCCGGCGGACCCGTACAACGACGTCAGCGTCTCCACTTCGGGAAGAGACTCCTCCACCCGTACTTTGAGACGTACGCGCACATGGTGTGCCGTGGCATAGAAGTGGTAGACCACTTCGAAGCGGGGCGTCTGCCCCAGCCAATCCACGGCCGTGACATCGAGAAAGAGATCGAACCCGAAGGTATCGCGGAGGCGGTGCGCGACGGTGAGCAGGGCTTCGGGGAGCAGTTCCAGTACGAGGATGCCGTGTTGCACCCCCAGCGACCGGATCGGACGGGCGGCCGACAGCGGGAGAGGCGCCTGCGCGTCCTGCGCCTGCGCGTCCTCACCGGTGGTGGCGGTAACCATCTGCTCGTGGAGCGCCTGCCCGATGAGCGTCTGCTCGAGCTGCGCAAAAATCGGCGCGGAGACCGGCACGGTCACGATCAGAATCGGTCGTTGATGATGGGATGTCGCCCGTTGGCGATCTTTTCCTGCAGCCGCATGATCCCGTCGATCACCATCTCGGGGCGCGGCGGGCAGCCGGGGACATAGATGTCCACCGGGATGATGCGATCGATGCCCGGCAGGGAGGCATAGTTCTGATAGAAGCCGCCCGTGCTGGCACAGACGCCGAATGCCATGACCCATTTCGGCTCGCACATCTGCTCGTACACCTTGAGCAGAATGGGCGCCTGCTTCTGGGTGACCGTGCCGACCACCATCAGCAGGTCAGCCTGACGGGGCGAAAAGCGCGGCAGCGCGGCGCCGAAGCGGTCGGTATCGTAGGCCGACGCGCTGACGGCCATGAATTCCATGGCACAGCAGGCGGTGACGAATGGATACGGGAAGAGCGAAAACTTCCGCGCCCAGCCCACCAGTTCGTCTTTTCGCGTCGTCAGATACTCGAACGTCGCATGTTTACCCGGGGTGGCGGATCCGGCGGGCGCCGGTCTCGTCACATCCACGATCGGAAGTTGCTTGCCGTACATGGTTACTCCGTCACGGCGTCCAGCACCCGCGCGCGATACACATACAGCAGGCACAACACCAGCAGCGCGGTGAACAGGAAAAAGGTGAAGACCATGAATCCCGTCAGCGGACGCGCACCGAGCGCCCAGATGAAGAGGAACATGGTCTCGAGATCGAACAACAAGAAGAGGATGGCCACCGCGTAATACTTGATCGGCACCGCCTTCACATTGAGGACGTCGACGATCGTCGCCCCGCACTCGAACGGTTCGAGTTTGGTGGACGTCATGGCCGGTTTGGGCCCCAGGATCGCGTTCAGCGCGAGCGCGAGGCCGACAAACCCCACGATGGCGCCGAAGTAGAGTAGGAACGTGACGTATGGTGTCATCACAGGCGGGCGGGATCCGTGGAGTGCGTCGGCAGGATGGAGACCGAACGCACCTCGCAGAGTGGAAGGCCAGCCTCAGCTTTGCAACTGGCCTCTCGACGTGCGCAACGTGCGACCGGGTACCGGCGTCGTCAAGCAGGGTTTTCCCCTCAAGCGGCACCGATGGCGTGCATCGCCCCCGCCGGCGCGGTCCGCGTACGCGCGCGCGGCCCCCCCTGTATCACCGTGCACACCTATATGGAAGGCATGCGCGACTCGTCCCGAGAAACCTCGAAACTTGGGCTGAACAGTAGGCATGCCGCCGATCCCTCCACTAAGATTTTCGGGGCATGACATGGGACCCGGTCCCATCGCAATGCGCCAGATCACGTGGGCGAACACCTGAGCTATTGGTCCCACCCCCTCGCCCCGTGACGACTCGACGCCTGTGGTGGTTGTCACTGTGTCGTCGAATTATCACCCTCCCGAAGGAGACTATTGATGTTCCACCGAGCGATCACCCGTCGCTTGGTGGCCGTCGCCGCCCTCATGGTCTTCGCTGCTCCGCTGCGCGCTGTTCAGGCTCAGTCGGGCACGATCACTGGTAAGGTCACCGACGCTGCCACCAAACTTCCCATTGCTGACGTCCGTGTCGTCATCACCGGCACCACCTTCGAAGCCCAGACGGGCCGTGACGGCGAATTCCGCCTGATCAACGTCCGTCCGGGCGCGGTCACGGTGTCCGCGTTCCGCATCGGCTATCGCCTGAAGCAGGACACGGCCCGCGTCGCTGCCGGTGAGACGGCGGTGCTCAACCTCGAGATGACGGCCTCGGTCATCAATCTCTCCGAAGTGGTTGTGACCGGCACCGCCGGCAATCAGGAGCGCAAGGCGCAGTCGGCGCTGGTGGCCTCCGTGACCGCAGCGGACATCATCAAGGATGCCCCCGTCACGAACGTGGCCAACTTGCTGCAGTCCCGCGTGCCGGGTGTCTCGCTCAACGCCTCCTCCGGCACCAAGGGCACGTCCACGCAGATCCGCATCCGTGGCGCGTCCTCCATCAATCTGTCCAATCAGCCGCTGATCTTCGTCGACGGCGTACGGATCAATGAAGGGCCGATCAACATCGGTAACGGTGGCGCGGGTACGGGCGGTCAGGCGTATGACCGGTTCAACGATCTCAATCCCGAAGAAATCGAGAGCATCGAGGTCGTGAAGGGTCCTGCCGCCGCGACGCTCTACGGCGCCGACGCATCGGCCGGCGTGATTCAGATCATCACCAAGAAGGGCCGGGCCGGCTCCAACTCGTTCCAGCAGTCGCTGCGTATCGAGCAGGGATCGTCCAGCGTGGATCACATCAAGATCCCCGACAACTACAACACGTGTACGGCGGCGTTGATCGCCCCCACCAGCACCAATCCGCTGTGCCGTGGCCAGGCGCTCAATACCCTGGTCAGCGACAATCCCCTCGAGCGGGCCAATGTCTTCCGCAAGGGTGACGAGCGGGTCTTCAACTATGCCCTGCGCGGCGGCGGCCAGAACTACGGCTTCAACGTGTCGTACGGTTCCGACAACTCGACGGGCACGCTGCCGAATGAGGGCAACAACCGGTACAACGTCCGTACCAACGTGAACTACGTCGCCAACCAGAAACTCAATCTCGACCTGGGATTGGGCCTGGTTCAGAATAGCACCCGCCTGCCGAACAACGACAACAACGTGTTTGGGTGGCTTGGTGGCGGCATGCTCGGTGACCCGCGTTCGCGCAGTGACGCCCCGAACCGGGACGCGACCTTTGACGGCTGGTACTCGAACCGTCACTTCAACGCGATCAACTCGATCGACGCGAATCTGCTCAGCAAGCGCGTGACCTCCTCCGTCACCGCCAACTACGCGCCGACCTCCTGGTTCACCAACCGGTTCACCGGTGGCCTCGACTACGCGACGGACATCGAAACGCGTTTCTATCCGCGCAACGACAGCACCTGGTACGGTGGCCTGCGCGACGGTGGTGAAAACCAGCAGTTCAGCCGTGGCGCCGAACGCTACACGTTCGACTACCTGGGCAACATGAAGAAGCAGTTGGGAACCGATTGGGAAACCAACCTCTCCTTCGGCCTCCAGACGATCTCTTCGCGCAATCAGCTCGTGCAGTCGACGGGCATTGGGTTCGTGACGAACTCCAATCGCTCCAACAATTCGGCAGCCACGACCACCGGTAGCAGCGGATTCACCGAGCAGCGCCAGTATGGCTACCTGGGCCAGTTGCAGGTCGGCCATCTCAACAAGCGCTTCCTGCAGGTTGGTGTCCGCGTCGACCGCAACTCGTCCTTCGGCACCAATTCGCCGACCTTCGTGCTGCCCAAGATCGGCGGCTCCTGGGCGATCGGGGAAGAGGACTTCTTCCAGCCGCTCACGAACGTCATCAACACGTTGCGCTTGCGCGCCGCGTGGGGCACCACGGGCCGCTCGCCCAATCCGGGACAGGCGCTCGAGACCCTTACGTCTGCGTCGTACAATCTCGCCGGCACCACGTTCGCCGGCGCGAACCTGAACCGCCCGGGCAACCCGGAGCTCAAGCCGGAGCGCGGCACCGAGTTCGAAGCGGGACTCGACGCCGGCTTCCTGAGCAACCGTGTGTCGATGGAATTGACCTACTTCCGGAAGCAGACGGATGATCTGATCATCGCCCGTCCGATTCCGCCCTCCCTCGGCTACGGTCTCAACCCGCTGGCCAACCTGGGCTCCGTGCTGAATTCCGGTGTGGAAGTCGGCGTCAACGTCCAGGCGGTGAACAGCAGCAACTTCCGCTGGGATGTGCGTGGTGCCGCGAACACCCTGCGGAACGAATTGCTCAGCCTTGGCGGACAGGCGCCGTTTGTGCTCGGCTCCATCGGCCGCACCCTGGTGGGACAGCAGCTCGGTGTGATGACGGCCAAAGTGGTCAAGAGTGTGGACCTGCAGAACGGTCGCGCGGTCGTGACCGACACGCTCACACCCGTCGGCAATCTGTTCCCGACTCTTGAGTGGAATCTGACCAACACGTTCACCATCGCGAAGAACCTGCGCATCTCGGCCATGATCGATGCGAAGAAAGACTTCGTGGTGTACAACAACACGCGGAACTTCCGTGAAGCACAACTGATTCGCTCGAATGTGCGCCTGGATACCACCCTGCTGTCGCGGGAAGAGCGCATTCGTCGCTATGGCCCGTTCGTTTCGGAAGTGACCGGTGCGGCGGTGCCCATCAACGACGCGCGTGGCGCTTTCATCGAAGAAGGCGATTTCGTTCGCTTCCGCGAGCTGTCGGCCACGTACACGTTGCCGCAGTCGATCATGACCAAGATCTCCGGCCGCATCCAGAACGCCTCCGTGACGTTCGCGATGCAGAACGTGAAGCTCTGGACCAACTACTCCGGCTTCGATCCTGAACTCAACGCGCAAAGCAATGCGTTCGGACGAGAAGATTTCCTGACGGCACCGATTCCGCGTCGGACGGTGCTGCGCTTCAATCTCAATTTCTGACCGCGAGAGATCATGAAGAAGATCACACGCGCGGTTGCGCGCACAACGGCCGGCACGCTGCTCGCTGTGGGAGCCGCAGCCTGCGGAGATAAATTCGTCACCGTCACCAATCCCGATCTCATCGATGCGGGCACCGTAGATCCGACGGCCAGTGGTGCCATGTTGGCGGCATCGGCGCAGCAGAACTACGTGGACATGATTGGCACGCTGGCGATGTACGGCGGCTGGTTCTCGGAAGAGGCCAACGTGGCGGACACGTTCCCGACCCGCAACGAGTTCGGCTTCCGCAACATCACCGACCTCAACACGTCGCTCAACGGCGAAGTGTGGGCCCCGTTGTCACGGGCGGTTGCGTCGGCGAAGCTGGTGCTCGATCTCGACCTGCCGGACAAGGACCGGAACATCTCGGTGGCTCGGGCTGCCACGTTCCGCGGCTTCTCGATTCTGCAGATGGCATCGGATTTCTGCACCGGATCGTTCTCCAGCGGCCCGGAGCTCACCACCGCGCAGATGCTCGACTCGGCCATTTTCTGGTTCGACCGAGCCAATACGGTTGGTCGTGCCAACGCGTCCACAGAGGCCGTGGAACTGGCCAATGCGTCTCTCGTGGGGCGCGCTCGGGCCAAGCTGCAGAAGGGGGACAACGCCGGCGCGGCTGCCGATGCCGCATTGGTACCGGCAGGATTTGTCTCGAACATGCGTTACACGGACGATGCCGGTAATCGTGGCCGACTCAGCAACGATCTCTGGTCATTCTCCTTCACCCGTGGTTCGATCAGCGTGGCCCCGTGGTTCCGTCAGGGTGACCCGCGCGTGACGTACAACATCGCGGGTGGTACCCCGCCGGCCACGGCCGTGGCTCAGGATGCGGTGCCGGGTGGTTTCCACCAGCAGACCAAGTTCCCGACCTTTGCGGCGTCGATCCGTCTCGCATCCAAGCTGGAAGCGGATTACATCGCGGCGGAAGCCTCGGCCAATCCGACCACGCAGCTCGCCCTGATCGCGGCTCGTCGCTCCGCCAACGGACGTCCGGCGTATTCGGGGCCGACGGACGCGGTCAGCGTGAAGACGGAACTGTTCAACCAGCGCGCCCTCGAGTTCTTCCTCGAAGGCAAGCGTGTGGCCGATATGCGCCGCTCGCCCGCTTCGGTTGCCGGCACCGTTACGGCCGCTGGCCAGCCGTACTTCAAGCCTGGCTACCAGAATGTCGGTACGAATACCTGCTATCCGCTTCCGTTCGCGGAACGGGACAACAACCCGAACATGAAGAAGGGTTCCTGATCAGCAGGTGATGGGCTGTGGTTGATGGCAGTGCAACGGGCACCGGGAAATCCGGTGCCCGTTTGCATTTGGGCGCGATCCGGGGAACCACCGCAGGCCTCCCCATGCGCACAAGAGGTTGCGATCCCTGCGACCGGAGGCGATTCCTACAAGAGTGCCGTCTTCCATCATTTTTACCCGTCATCGTTTCTTCGGCCGTTCGAACCGATGAGTTCGCTCCACTCGGCCGGCCCTGACGCCATCGAATGCGCGCGTATCACCGCGTTGCACGCGCGTACGTTTTCGCTGGCCAGCCGTTTGCTGCCCCGGGAGAAACGGCGGGCTGCCAACGCCCTGTATGCGTTCTGCCGGTTGGCAGATGATCTCGTGGACCAGCAGAGCGCTCGGTCCACCACCGATCTGCACCAGGACCTCTTGCGGTATCGGGGGCGTCTCGACGAGGCGCTGCGGGGCACTGCGGACAGCGCCGTTCTGCGGGAACTGATGTGGGTGGTGCGCACCTATGAGGTGCCGTCACGTCCCCTCTATGAACTGATCGAAGGTGTCGGCCGCGACCTCACGACGCAGCGCTACGAGCGCTGGACCGACGTGTCCCGCTATTGTGAGGGTGTGGCCAGCTCGGTCGGGGAGATGTGCACACATGTATTCGGTGTTCCGGCCACGGGACACGATGGTGACGATCGGTTTTCCGTGGCGATCGGCCATGCCCGCACACTGGGCCGGGCGATGCAGTTGACCAACATTCTGCGTGATGTGGGTGAAGACGCGCGCCGAGGACGTTGTTACTTGCCCTCGGAGGAACTCGCGCAGTACGGCCTGTCCGTCGACGGGGTGCTGAACGACCCAGCGGTCGCCCTCCACCCAGGCTGGAAACCGCTGATGCAGTTCCAGATCACGCGTGCCCGCCAACTGTATGCCGAATCGAGGCCCGGTATCGCCATGCTGGCCGCCGACGCACAGCGCTGCGCGGTCGCCTGCGCGCGGGGCTACGCCGGGATTCTCGACGCCATCGAAGCCCAGCACTACGACACGGTGACACGCCGCGCTCGCATGAAGACACCAGCCCGCCTGCGGCTGCTCTGGCAGGCCTGGCGCCATCGCCCTGAGCACCCGGGCACGGCCTGCCCGTCGGGCAATAGCGCACCATGGCGCGAAGCCAACGCCCTGTAACCCCGTCGTGAATACATCGCCCTCCCTGCTTCGCGTGGCCGTCGTCGCGCTGATCGCGCACGCCGCCATGAGTGCCTTTTCGGCGTTCGCATTTTCCACGTTTCTGGTGCCGCCGTATCCCGATTGGCTGCAGACGCCCACCAACCAGCGGGTCATGGCCCTGGGCTACACGTTCGGTGGACAGACCACGGTGGTGCTGGGGGCCGTTGCGGGGCTGGCATTCTTGGCCCACGCCATTGGTCGGCGCCCGGCCCTACTCACCTTTGCCGTGGCGTTCGTGCTGTCGCTCAGCTCCGAGCTCGCCGGCACGGCAACCGGGTTTCCCTTCGGCGCATACGGTTACACCGATCAACTCGGCTACAAGATCGGTGGACTAGTGCCGTTCAACATTCCCACGTCGTGGTTCTACATGCTGGTGGCCTCATTGGCCATTTGCGGTCGCACGATTACGGCGCGCGATGACAACGCCACCAAGTGGTGGTGGTCGCTGATGGCCGGCCTGGTGCTCACGGCATGGGATGTGTCGATGGACCCGGCCATGGTGAAGACACGGCACTGGCTCTGGCTGGTGGGGGATCTGTCCGGCGCCTCGTCATTCCAGCAGTTCATTGGCACACCGTTCTTTTTCGGCATGCCTCTCACCAATTGGCTGGGGTGGATCCTGACCGGCGTGCTGGTGACGCGGGCCATGCTGACCATCGTGCCGCCCACGGTCTGGGCGCGGCAGGTGTCACCATCGTCGCTGCCATTGGCGCTGTACGCGGTCAACGGCCTGTTGCCACTGGCCATCTGCTTTGCGCAGGACATGGTACTGGCCGGTGTGCTGGGCACACTCGCCATGGGCCTCCCCCTGGCGCTGGCGCTGCGCAGTCCGGACCGGGCGCACGATATGCTTACGGCGGCGCGCTGATGCGCATTGTCGTCATCGGCAGCGGCTTCGGCGGCCTCGCCGCTGCCATTCGACTGCAAGCACAGGGGCACAGCGTCACGATCGTCGAAAAACTCGACCAGCCAGGTGGACGAGCCTGTGTCTTCCATCAGGATGGGTTCACCTTCGACGCCGGCCCCACAATCATCACGGCTCCCTGGGTGCTCGATGAACTCTTCGCGCTCACGGGTCGCCACACCGCCGATTTTGTTTCGCTCGTCCGCCTCGATCCGTTCTACAACATCCGCTTCGAAGATGGATCGGTGTTTCGCTACAATGGCGACAAGGACGCGTTGCGCGAGCAGGTGCGAATGTTCGCACCAGGTGATGAAGCCGGATACCTGACCTTCCGCGAGAAGGCCGCGGCGATTTTCGACGCCGGCATGCCGCTCATCGACCAGCCGTTCGACACCATCGGCTCCATGGTGAAAGCGGTGCCGGCGCTACTGCGCACGCGGGCGGATCGTTCGGTTGCGGCAATGGCCAACGCCTACCTGGCCGACGAACGGCTGCGACAGGTGTTTTCCTTCCACCCGCTGTTGGTGGGTGGCAATCCGTTTCGTGCGTCATCCATGTACGCGCTCATTCACAAGCTTGAACAGCAGTGGGGCGTGCTGTTTTGCATGGGCGGCACCGGCGCATTGGTACAGGGCCTCGTGCGCGCCTTCGAGGAGCTCGGCGGTACGATGCGCTACGAACACGAAGTGGCGGATGTGCCGGTGGTGAACGGCCGAGCCACGGGTGTGCGTTGCGTGAACGGCGTGCACCTCGACGCTGATGCGGTGGTGTGCAACGGCGACGTGGTCCAAGCCTATCGTACGCTGATCAAGCCGGAGCACCATCCACGCACCCCAGCACGGCGCCTCGAGCGGATGCGGCATTCGATGTCGTTGTTCGTGATCTACTTCGGCACCAACCGACAGTACGACAACATTGCGCACCATGAGATTCTCATGGGACCGCGCTATCGCGAGTTGCTCGAAGACATCTTCGAGCGGAAGATCCTCGCCGATGATTTTTCGCTGTACCTGCACCGTCCCACCGCCACGGACCCGTCGCTTGCCCCGCCAGGGTGCGATGCGTGGTATGTGCTCTCCCCGGTGCCACACCTTGGCAGCGGCACGGACTGGGAGCGTGTGAGTGAGCGCTACCGCGACCGCATCATGGGATATCTCGAAGAACGCTACCTGCCGGGGTTGTCTCAGCACCTCGTCACGGAGCGCCGTGTCGATCCGCGGTATTTCGAAGGTACGCTCAACAGCTATCTGGGCAGTGCCTTTGGACCCGAGCCGGTGCTCACGCAGTCTGCCTGGTTCCGGCCGCACAACCGGGATCGGGATATTGGGAATCTCTACTTTTGCGGTGCGGGGACCCACCCGGGGGCGGGGCTGCCGGGGGTGATATCGAGTGGGAAGATCGTTGCGGGGATGATTGGGAGGAGCTGATGGCTGGGCCCCATGGCCGATAACCACGGGACTGGTCACAGGTACTGGGGAGCTTGGTTTTAGGCTGTAGGTGGTAGGTGCTAAGTGGAACTTGCTTCCCGGCGACTTCGGCACGGATGCCAGCTCCGACCTAACACCTAGCACCTAACACTTAGAGCCGAGCCCCCTACAACCTGTGACGCGGTCCCGCCGTTCCAAGTCGCCGCCAGGCGGCCCCCGCCCCCCTACGCCCCCCTCCCCACCCCCCACTAGATTGTTCGGGATGAACATTTCCATTACCCCGACCGAAACCGCAGGCGTCTCACGCCGCCTGCAGATCACGGTGCCGGCCGACACGGTGGCATCGTACGAAGACCAGGCGGCGCGCAAGTACGCGACCCAGGTGCGTCTCCCGGGCTTCCGTCCGGGCAAGGCGCCGCCATCGATGGTGCGCAAGCGCTTCCCCGAGGCCGTGCGCCAGGAAGCGATCGAACTGGTCATCAATGACGCATTCCGTGAGGCGATTGATCGCGAGGGCTTCAAGCTCGCCGCGCAGCCTCATATCCACGACCTCAAGTCCGAGCCCGGTCAGCCGCTCGAGTTCGAGCTGCACTGCGAAGTGCGCCCCGAGCTGGCGCTCGAAAAGGTCGATGGCTTCACGATCACGCGTCGGGACACCACGGTCACCGAAGAACTGATCGACGAGCAGATCGAGCGGCTGCGCGAGCAGAAGGCCGACTGGTCGCCGGTCGAGGAAAAGCCGGCGCCGGGTGACATGGTCACGGTGATCCTGTCCACCGAAGAGACCGACGGTATCCTGCCCGAAGGCAAGGAATACCGTATCGTGCTCGGCGGCGGTCAGGCCATCCCGGGCATCGAAGAGCTGATCATGGAGACGGCGCCTGGTGCGTCCTCCGAGAAGTCGGTACGCTGGCCGGAAGATTTCCCGGACGAATCGCAGCGTGGCGCCACGAAGCTCGTGCGGGTGCAGCTCAAGGACGTCAAGCGCAAGGCGC contains these protein-coding regions:
- the nuoE gene encoding NADH-quinone oxidoreductase subunit NuoE — protein: MTAPTSHETPMPKPPMQNIQHLIPEFERWKQRYPSDFTGSLTIPCLRRIQEERGYIADSDIDELVAYLGVPRMQVDEVIAFYTQFTRVPLGNHHLQVCHNLSCSLRGAEGLVGYLCAKLGIQPGETTADGKFTLSTVECLASCGTAPMMMVNDTYHENLTPASVDALLEDLSK
- a CDS encoding NADH-quinone oxidoreductase subunit D produces the protein MPLSANPVILPPIANPVRAAFGPSRDDTVVVNIGPSHPATHGTVQIIAELDGEKVLRTDVHCGYLHRGFEKECEDHTWHNLIPYVDRLNYCSALINNFAYCDGVEQLMGIEITPRTKYLRTLLSEYSRLADHLTCVAASLMELGAMTAFLYLVTVRDSMYEHLAALTGARVTYSYGRIGGLAADVPDGWFKRLGEILRDYEQYAERVHGLVDRNRIFIDRLRNVGTINTADALHWGFTGPVLRSTGAKRDLRKDTPYLAYAELDFDVPVGIFGDNYDRYYVRMREMDESVYMIRQLMDMIPDGPINVDDRRCVFPEKQLVYSEIESLINHFKLVMEGPAVPAGDAYVAHEGANGELGFYIVSTGEGVPYKVHVRSPSFVHMGGAHRMLDGYQLADIVTSFGSINMIGGECDR
- a CDS encoding NADH-quinone oxidoreductase subunit C; the protein is MTVPVSAPIFAQLEQTLIGQALHEQMVTATTGEDAQAQDAQAPLPLSAARPIRSLGVQHGILVLELLPEALLTVAHRLRDTFGFDLFLDVTAVDWLGQTPRFEVVYHFYATAHHVRVRLKVRVEESLPEVETLTSLYGSAGYMERECHDMYGIVFRGNADLRPILLYEGFVGHPLRKDYPKQQEQPLVPYRPPQSALVR
- a CDS encoding NADH-quinone oxidoreductase subunit B, translated to MYGKQLPIVDVTRPAPAGSATPGKHATFEYLTTRKDELVGWARKFSLFPYPFVTACCAMEFMAVSASAYDTDRFGAALPRFSPRQADLLMVVGTVTQKQAPILLKVYEQMCEPKWVMAFGVCASTGGFYQNYASLPGIDRIIPVDIYVPGCPPRPEMVIDGIMRLQEKIANGRHPIINDRF
- a CDS encoding NADH-quinone oxidoreductase subunit A, which gives rise to MTPYVTFLLYFGAIVGFVGLALALNAILGPKPAMTSTKLEPFECGATIVDVLNVKAVPIKYYAVAILFLLFDLETMFLFIWALGARPLTGFMVFTFFLFTALLVLCLLYVYRARVLDAVTE
- a CDS encoding SusC/RagA family TonB-linked outer membrane protein, which gives rise to MFHRAITRRLVAVAALMVFAAPLRAVQAQSGTITGKVTDAATKLPIADVRVVITGTTFEAQTGRDGEFRLINVRPGAVTVSAFRIGYRLKQDTARVAAGETAVLNLEMTASVINLSEVVVTGTAGNQERKAQSALVASVTAADIIKDAPVTNVANLLQSRVPGVSLNASSGTKGTSTQIRIRGASSINLSNQPLIFVDGVRINEGPINIGNGGAGTGGQAYDRFNDLNPEEIESIEVVKGPAAATLYGADASAGVIQIITKKGRAGSNSFQQSLRIEQGSSSVDHIKIPDNYNTCTAALIAPTSTNPLCRGQALNTLVSDNPLERANVFRKGDERVFNYALRGGGQNYGFNVSYGSDNSTGTLPNEGNNRYNVRTNVNYVANQKLNLDLGLGLVQNSTRLPNNDNNVFGWLGGGMLGDPRSRSDAPNRDATFDGWYSNRHFNAINSIDANLLSKRVTSSVTANYAPTSWFTNRFTGGLDYATDIETRFYPRNDSTWYGGLRDGGENQQFSRGAERYTFDYLGNMKKQLGTDWETNLSFGLQTISSRNQLVQSTGIGFVTNSNRSNNSAATTTGSSGFTEQRQYGYLGQLQVGHLNKRFLQVGVRVDRNSSFGTNSPTFVLPKIGGSWAIGEEDFFQPLTNVINTLRLRAAWGTTGRSPNPGQALETLTSASYNLAGTTFAGANLNRPGNPELKPERGTEFEAGLDAGFLSNRVSMELTYFRKQTDDLIIARPIPPSLGYGLNPLANLGSVLNSGVEVGVNVQAVNSSNFRWDVRGAANTLRNELLSLGGQAPFVLGSIGRTLVGQQLGVMTAKVVKSVDLQNGRAVVTDTLTPVGNLFPTLEWNLTNTFTIAKNLRISAMIDAKKDFVVYNNTRNFREAQLIRSNVRLDTTLLSREERIRRYGPFVSEVTGAAVPINDARGAFIEEGDFVRFRELSATYTLPQSIMTKISGRIQNASVTFAMQNVKLWTNYSGFDPELNAQSNAFGREDFLTAPIPRRTVLRFNLNF
- a CDS encoding RagB/SusD family nutrient uptake outer membrane protein, which encodes MKKITRAVARTTAGTLLAVGAAACGDKFVTVTNPDLIDAGTVDPTASGAMLAASAQQNYVDMIGTLAMYGGWFSEEANVADTFPTRNEFGFRNITDLNTSLNGEVWAPLSRAVASAKLVLDLDLPDKDRNISVARAATFRGFSILQMASDFCTGSFSSGPELTTAQMLDSAIFWFDRANTVGRANASTEAVELANASLVGRARAKLQKGDNAGAAADAALVPAGFVSNMRYTDDAGNRGRLSNDLWSFSFTRGSISVAPWFRQGDPRVTYNIAGGTPPATAVAQDAVPGGFHQQTKFPTFAASIRLASKLEADYIAAEASANPTTQLALIAARRSANGRPAYSGPTDAVSVKTELFNQRALEFFLEGKRVADMRRSPASVAGTVTAAGQPYFKPGYQNVGTNTCYPLPFAERDNNPNMKKGS